Proteins found in one Sphaeramia orbicularis chromosome 8, fSphaOr1.1, whole genome shotgun sequence genomic segment:
- the LOC115424124 gene encoding uncharacterized protein LOC115424124, which produces MAFPRTSSIVLWFSLILFVYWTTSAAESHDPSPADLPALRRLKRELDATTKEQVQSGFQVGVNFLTTVTEVTNQIQPKQLASVLKGLANFASLAPGIGSLVCSFINVVLAIIPQENSIEELRNGFSEVNRRLDSLAFQISDLATDVEWFNFASVYSRDETRILNAWMKLDEFQQNLRLVTSEEEKLRLAEIFANFYENSGTEGSVANIYHYLTVSGTSLSKNINSLLKDKFKCSISEMGRYNMYLSSLLWKGMVLNQLYWKLIGFSSSGKQDEHNRMFKNVFKAQNDALQFCLDNFDQYLVKDVEVVSKRFTEDRKQDIAANVQKTLDEKYFWYKWAVVVYAKGDEANYKLVHMRSVPVGDLVVAVGYTHKETNTYQQEVESAAQRCFADTQCTDLKQKSQDCVIEVPTGGYIGQPYGHPVPEMDFRSFAEYGRVLHYFYRNAPVMSPPPVFNQVECIHLDGYKYKVNVYLSLRLPVCSSRDTCLNGGVCKRLMDSNEHLCDCPDGYFGNRCESSTSSFQNINIGSLVPDITTLNTKLDQILDTHLKQIEHKLDQVMRTCSAH; this is translated from the coding sequence ATGGCGTTCCCTCGGACGTCCTCCATCGTGCTGTGGTTCTCACTCATACTCTTTGTTTATTGGACGACCTCGGctgctgagtcacatgaccctTCACCTGCTGACCTCCCAGCCCTTCGCAGGCTCAAAAGAGAGCTGGATGCAACCACCAAAGAACAGGTCCAGAGTGGGTTCCAGGTGGGCGTAAACTTCCTGACCACAGTCACGGAGGTGACGAACCAAATCCAACCTAAGCAGCTGGCGTCTGTGCTCAAGGGCCTGGCCAACTTTGCCAGTTTGGCGCCCGGTATCGGAAGTCTGGTCTGCTCATTTATCAACGTGGTTTTGGCCATCATCCCTCAGGAAAACAGCATTGAGGAGCTGAGGAACGGCTTCAGTGAGGTCAACCGGAGGCTGGACTCTCTGGCCTTCCAGATATCCGACCTGGCCACAGACGTGGAGTGGTTCAACTTCGCCAGCGTCTACTCTCGAGATGAGACTCGCATCCTGAACGCCTGGATGAAGTTAGATGAGTTTCAGCAGAACCTCAGGCTGGTGACGAGTGAAGAAGAGAAGCTGAGGCTGGCGGAGATCTTCGCCAACTTCTATGAGAACTCCGGGACTGAGGGCAGCGTGGCCAACATCTACCATTACCTGACGGTCAGCGGCACGTCTCTAAGCAAGAACATCAACAGCCTGTTGAAGGACAAGTTCAAGTGCAGCATCAGTGAGATGGGCCGCTATAACATGTACCTGAGCAGTCTGCTGTGGAAGGGCATGGTCCTCAACCAGCTCTACTGGAAACTCATCGGATTCAGCTCATCAGGTAAACAGGACGAACATAACCGTATGTTCAAGAACGTCTTCAAAGCTCAGAACGATGCTTTGCAGTTCTGTCTGGACAACTTTGACCAGTACTTGGTTAAAGACGTGGAGGTGGTCAGCAAAAGATTCACCGAAGACCGAAAACAGGACATAGCTGCCAACGTCCAAAAGACTCTGGATGAGAAGTACTTCTGGTACAAGTGGGCAGTGGTGGTGTACGCGAAGGGCGATGAGGCCAACTACAAACTGGTCCATATGCGGTCTGTACCTGTGGGGGACCTGGTGGTGGCGGTGGGATACACCCACAAGGAAACAAACACATACCAACAGGAAGTTGAGTCTGCCGCTCAGAGATGCTTTGCTGATACCCAGTGTACGGACCTTAAACAGAAGTCCCAGGACTGTGTCATTGAGGTGCCCACTGGAGGCTACATAGGCCAGCCCTACGGCCACCCTGTCCCCGAAATGGATTTTAGAAGCTTTGCAGAATATGGGAGAGTTTTGCATTATTTCTATCGTAATGCTCCAGTGATGTCACCACCGCCTGTATTCAACCAGGTGGAGTGCATACACCTCGATGGTTATAAGTACAAGGTGAACGTCTACCTGTCCTTACGGTTGCCGGTTTGTTCCTCACGTGACACCTGTCTGAACGGAGGCGTGTGCAAGCGGCTGATGGACTCCAATGAACACCTATGTGACTGTCCTGACGGTTACTTTGGAAACAGATGTGAAAGCAGCACCAGCAGCTTCCAGAACATTAACATCGGTTCCCTGGTGCCGGACATAACCACCCTCAACACCAAACTGGACCAGATCCTTGACACCCATCTGAAGCAGATAGAGCACAAGCTGGACCAGGTCATGAGGACATGTTCGGCCCACTAA